In one window of Pseudomonas benzenivorans DNA:
- the livH gene encoding high-affinity branched-chain amino acid ABC transporter permease LivH, protein MPDLYHYLQQLVNGLTVGSTYALIAIGYTMVYGIIGMINFAHGEVYMIGSYVAFIAITALAMFGLDSLPLVMIAGFAASIIVCSAYGYSIERVAYRPLRGGNRLIPLISAIGMSIFLQNEVLLAQDSKDKAIPNPLPGNFVFGESTMNGVVISYTQVLIFVVTFLAMVGLTLFIARSRLGRACRASAEDLKMANLLGINTNNIIALTFVIGAALAAVAAVLLGMQYGVINPHLGFLAGIKAFTAAVLGGIGSIPGAMLGGLVLGVAEAFGADIFGDQYKDVVAFSLLVLVLLFRPTGILGRPEVEKV, encoded by the coding sequence ATGCCTGATCTTTATCACTACCTGCAACAGCTGGTTAACGGCCTGACCGTTGGCAGCACCTATGCCCTGATCGCCATCGGCTACACCATGGTCTACGGCATCATCGGCATGATCAACTTCGCCCACGGCGAGGTTTACATGATCGGCTCGTACGTAGCCTTCATCGCCATCACCGCCCTCGCCATGTTCGGCCTGGACAGCCTGCCACTGGTCATGATCGCCGGCTTCGCCGCCAGCATCATCGTCTGCAGCGCCTACGGCTACAGCATCGAACGGGTCGCCTACCGTCCGCTGCGCGGCGGCAACCGCCTGATCCCGCTGATCTCGGCGATCGGCATGTCGATCTTCCTGCAGAACGAGGTATTGCTGGCCCAGGACTCCAAGGACAAGGCCATCCCCAACCCGCTGCCGGGCAACTTCGTGTTCGGTGAAAGCACCATGAACGGCGTGGTGATCTCCTATACCCAGGTGCTGATCTTCGTCGTCACCTTCCTGGCGATGGTCGGCCTGACCCTGTTTATCGCCCGCTCGCGCCTCGGCCGCGCCTGCCGCGCCAGTGCCGAAGATCTGAAGATGGCCAACCTGCTGGGCATCAATACCAACAACATCATCGCCCTGACCTTCGTCATCGGCGCCGCCCTGGCCGCCGTGGCCGCGGTGCTGCTGGGCATGCAATACGGCGTGATCAACCCGCACCTGGGCTTCCTCGCCGGCATCAAGGCCTTCACCGCCGCGGTACTCGGCGGCATCGGCAGCATCCCCGGGGCCATGCTCGGCGGCCTGGTGCTGGGCGTGGCCGAAGCCTTCGGCGCCGATATCTTCGGCGACCAGTACAAGGACGTGGTGGCCTTCAGCCTACTGGTGCTGGTCCTGCTGTTCCGCCCGACCGGTATCCTCGGCCGTCCGGAGGTTGAAAAGGTATGA
- a CDS encoding high-affinity branched-chain amino acid ABC transporter permease LivM, translated as MNPSIRSNLKTAFFSALLVVAVAYPVIGLKLTTVGISLQVQGASPAVLWTIAACAIAMFFWQLLRDRIGTAWSSAPSLPKVPSQASDFLTQPATQRWAVLALVLVALAWPFFGSRGAVDIATLILIYVMLGLGLNIVVGLAGLLDLGYVGFYAVGAYSYALLSHYYGLGFWVCLPIAGLMAAFFGFILGFPVLRLRGDYLAIVTLGFGEIIRILLRNMTELTGGPNGISNIDKPTLFGLSFERRAEEGLQTFHEFFGVAYQSINKVIFLYLIALLLVLLTLFVINRLLRMPIGRAWEALREDEIACRALGMNPTVIKLSAFTLGACFAGFAGSFFAARQGLVTPESFTFIESAIILAIVVLGGMGSQLGIILAAVVMILLPELAREFNEYRMLMFGALMVLMMIWRPQGLLPMQRPHLELKP; from the coding sequence ATGAACCCGTCTATTCGCAGTAACCTCAAGACCGCGTTCTTCAGCGCCCTGCTGGTAGTCGCCGTGGCCTATCCGGTGATCGGCCTGAAGCTGACCACCGTGGGCATCAGCCTGCAGGTGCAGGGCGCCAGTCCGGCCGTGCTCTGGACCATCGCCGCCTGCGCCATTGCCATGTTCTTCTGGCAGCTGCTGCGCGACCGGATCGGCACCGCCTGGTCCAGCGCACCCAGCCTGCCGAAGGTTCCTAGCCAGGCCAGCGACTTCCTCACCCAACCGGCTACGCAACGCTGGGCGGTGCTCGCCCTGGTCCTGGTCGCCCTGGCCTGGCCGTTCTTCGGCAGCCGCGGCGCGGTGGACATCGCCACGCTGATCCTGATCTACGTGATGCTCGGCCTCGGCCTGAACATCGTCGTGGGCCTGGCCGGCCTGCTCGACCTGGGCTACGTCGGCTTCTACGCGGTGGGTGCCTACAGCTATGCGCTGCTGTCGCACTACTACGGCCTGGGCTTCTGGGTGTGCCTGCCGATCGCCGGCCTGATGGCGGCGTTCTTCGGCTTCATCCTCGGCTTCCCGGTGCTGCGTCTGCGCGGCGACTACCTGGCCATCGTCACCCTCGGCTTCGGCGAGATCATCCGCATCCTGCTGCGCAACATGACCGAGCTGACCGGCGGCCCCAACGGTATCAGCAACATCGACAAGCCGACCCTGTTCGGCCTGTCCTTCGAGCGCCGCGCCGAAGAGGGCCTGCAGACCTTCCATGAGTTCTTCGGAGTTGCCTACCAGTCGATCAACAAGGTGATCTTCCTCTACCTGATCGCCCTGCTGCTGGTGCTGCTCACCCTGTTCGTGATCAACCGCCTGCTGCGCATGCCGATCGGCCGCGCCTGGGAGGCCCTGCGCGAAGACGAGATCGCCTGCCGCGCCCTGGGCATGAACCCCACCGTGATCAAACTCTCGGCCTTCACCCTGGGCGCCTGCTTCGCCGGTTTCGCCGGCAGCTTCTTCGCCGCCCGCCAGGGCCTGGTGACCCCGGAGTCCTTCACCTTCATCGAGTCGGCGATCATCCTCGCCATCGTCGTGCTGGGCGGCATGGGCTCGCAGCTGGGGATCATCCTCGCCGCGGTGGTGATGATCCTGCTGCCGGAACTGGCCCGCGAGTTCAACGAGTACCGCATGCTGATGTTCGGCGCGCTGATGGTACTGATGATGATCTGGCGTCCGCAGGGGCTGTTGCCCATGCAGCGCCCGCACCTGGAGCTGAAACCATGA
- the livG gene encoding high-affinity branched-chain amino acid ABC transporter ATP-binding protein LivG: MSRPILEVSGLSMRFGGLLAVNGVGLKVDEKQVVSMIGPNGAGKTTVFNCLTGFYQPTSGSIRLNGEQIEGLPGHKIAHKGVVRTFQNVRLFKEMTAVENLLVAQHRHLNTNFLAGLLKTPSFRRSERQAMEYAAHWLEQVNLTEFANRPAGTLAYGQQRRLEIARCMMTRPRILMLDEPAAGLNPKETDDLKALIGLLRNQHNVTVLLIEHDMKLVMSISDHIYVINQGTPLADGTPEQIRDNPDVIKAYLGEA; this comes from the coding sequence ATGAGCCGCCCGATCCTAGAAGTAAGCGGCCTGTCCATGCGCTTCGGCGGCCTGCTGGCCGTCAACGGGGTGGGCCTGAAAGTCGACGAGAAGCAGGTCGTGTCGATGATCGGCCCGAACGGCGCCGGCAAGACCACCGTATTCAACTGCCTGACCGGTTTCTACCAGCCCACCAGCGGCAGCATCCGCCTGAACGGCGAGCAGATCGAGGGCCTGCCGGGCCACAAGATCGCCCACAAGGGCGTGGTGCGTACCTTCCAGAACGTGCGCCTGTTCAAGGAAATGACCGCGGTGGAGAACCTGCTGGTGGCCCAGCACCGCCACCTCAACACCAACTTCCTCGCCGGCCTGCTGAAGACCCCGAGCTTCCGCAGGAGCGAGCGCCAGGCCATGGAGTACGCCGCGCACTGGCTGGAACAGGTCAACCTGACCGAGTTCGCCAATCGTCCGGCCGGCACCCTGGCCTACGGTCAGCAGCGCCGCCTGGAGATCGCCCGTTGCATGATGACGCGCCCGCGCATCCTCATGCTCGACGAGCCGGCGGCCGGCCTCAACCCCAAGGAGACCGACGACCTCAAGGCCCTGATCGGCCTGCTGCGTAACCAGCACAACGTCACCGTGCTGCTGATCGAGCACGACATGAAGCTGGTCATGAGCATTTCCGACCATATCTATGTGATCAACCAGGGCACCCCCCTGGCCGACGGCACGCCGGAGCAGATCCGCGACAACCCCGACGTGATCAAAGCCTATCTGGGGGAGGCGTAA
- a CDS encoding ABC transporter ATP-binding protein has product MLSFDKVSTFYGKIQALHDVSVEVRQGEIVTLIGANGAGKSTLLMTLCGNPQATSGSIRYQGEELVGQDTPDIMRKSIAIVPEGRRVFARLTVEENLVMGGFFTAKDEFREQMDKVLHLFPRLKERLNQRAGTMSGGEQQMLAIGRALMSTPKLLLLDEPSLGLAPIIIQQIFDIIEQLRKDGVTIFLVEQNANQALKLADRGYVLENGRIVMQGSGQELLTNPKVRDAYLGG; this is encoded by the coding sequence ATGCTGAGTTTCGACAAGGTTTCCACCTTCTACGGCAAGATCCAGGCCCTGCACGACGTCAGCGTCGAGGTGCGCCAGGGCGAGATCGTCACCCTGATCGGCGCCAACGGCGCCGGCAAGTCGACCCTGCTGATGACCCTGTGCGGCAACCCCCAGGCCACCAGCGGCAGCATCCGCTACCAGGGCGAGGAGCTGGTCGGCCAGGACACTCCCGACATCATGCGCAAGAGCATCGCCATCGTCCCCGAGGGCCGCCGGGTGTTCGCCCGCCTGACCGTCGAGGAGAATCTGGTGATGGGCGGCTTCTTCACCGCCAAGGACGAGTTCCGCGAGCAGATGGACAAGGTCCTGCACCTGTTCCCACGCCTGAAGGAGCGCCTCAACCAGCGTGCCGGCACCATGTCCGGCGGCGAGCAGCAGATGCTCGCCATCGGCCGCGCGCTGATGAGCACGCCCAAGCTGCTGCTGCTCGACGAGCCCTCCCTGGGCCTGGCTCCGATCATCATCCAGCAGATCTTCGACATCATCGAACAGCTGCGCAAGGACGGCGTGACCATCTTCCTGGTCGAACAGAACGCTAACCAGGCGCTCAAACTGGCCGATCGCGGCTATGTGCTGGAGAACGGGCGGATCGTCATGCAGGGCAGCGGTCAGGAGCTGCTGACCAACCCCAAGGTACGCGACGCCTACCTCGGCGGCTGA
- a CDS encoding rRNA pseudouridine synthase, translating to MTDPIRLSKRLIELVGCSRREAELYIQGGWVLVDGQVVDEPQFKVLDQQIELLPDAVAAPLEPATLLLHVPPGHAPASAVETLGVANHWPDDASGLRPLKGHFARLTPCIPLQAGADGLHVLTQDWRVERKLREDLSKLEQEYVVEVDGQLSAAELKRLNHGLSFNGAPLPPCKVSWQSETRLRFALKNPQPGQIVFMCNSVGLKVLGLKRIRIGGVPMAKVPAGQWRYLAAKERF from the coding sequence ATGACCGACCCCATTCGCCTGTCCAAGCGCCTGATCGAACTGGTCGGCTGCTCGCGCCGCGAGGCCGAGCTGTATATCCAGGGCGGCTGGGTGCTGGTCGACGGCCAGGTGGTGGACGAGCCGCAGTTCAAGGTGCTGGACCAGCAAATCGAACTGCTCCCGGATGCCGTCGCCGCGCCACTGGAGCCGGCCACCCTGCTGCTGCATGTGCCCCCCGGTCATGCCCCGGCGAGTGCCGTCGAGACGCTCGGCGTGGCCAATCACTGGCCGGACGATGCCTCCGGCCTGCGCCCGCTGAAGGGCCATTTCGCCCGTCTGACACCCTGCATCCCGCTGCAGGCCGGCGCCGACGGACTGCACGTGCTGACCCAGGACTGGCGCGTCGAGCGCAAGCTCCGGGAAGACCTGAGCAAGCTCGAGCAGGAGTACGTGGTCGAAGTCGATGGCCAGCTCAGCGCCGCCGAGCTCAAGCGCCTCAATCACGGCCTGAGCTTCAACGGCGCGCCGCTGCCGCCCTGCAAGGTCAGCTGGCAAAGCGAGACCCGCCTGCGCTTCGCCCTGAAGAACCCCCAGCCCGGGCAGATCGTGTTCATGTGCAACAGCGTCGGCCTCAAGGTGCTGGGGCTCAAACGCATCCGCATCGGCGGCGTGCCGATGGCCAAGGTGCCCGCCGGCCAGTGGCGCTACCTGGCCGCCAAGGAACGCTTCTAG
- a CDS encoding YehS family protein, with translation MLNNDVLRSLRYSLDLGDAQMADIIQLGGLQVAASQVSAVLKKDDEEGFQACDDELMAHFLDGLVYFKRGKDDSRPPQPFELPVTNNMVLKKLRVAFELKEDDMHAIMQSVDCPVSKPEMSALFRKAGHSNYRPCGDQFLRNFLRGLTLRLRG, from the coding sequence ATGCTCAACAACGATGTACTGCGCAGCCTGCGCTACAGCCTCGACCTCGGCGACGCGCAGATGGCCGATATCATCCAGCTCGGCGGCCTGCAGGTCGCCGCGAGCCAGGTCAGCGCCGTGCTGAAGAAGGACGACGAGGAAGGCTTTCAGGCCTGCGACGACGAACTGATGGCGCATTTCCTCGACGGCCTGGTGTACTTCAAGCGCGGCAAGGACGACAGCCGCCCGCCGCAGCCCTTCGAGCTGCCGGTGACCAACAACATGGTGCTGAAGAAGCTGCGGGTGGCCTTCGAGCTGAAGGAGGACGACATGCACGCGATCATGCAGAGCGTCGACTGTCCGGTGTCCAAGCCGGAGATGAGCGCGCTGTTCCGCAAGGCCGGTCACAGCAACTACCGCCCCTGCGGCGACCAGTTCCTGCGCAATTTCCTCCGGGGCCTGACCCTGCGCCTGCGCGGCTGA
- a CDS encoding DUF1326 domain-containing protein — protein MSMADWRMQGVEFATCNCNWGCPCQFSALPSHGKCEAVVSMRIDQGHYEDVKLDGLCWVGTFAWPKAIHEGNGRCQLFIEERATAEQREALLRILSGEDTEPGATVFSVFASTLGELYEPQFVPIEFSVDVDKREARTRIPGVLEAWGEPIRNPVSGQPQEARLVLPNGFEFTEAQMASGSYRTQGAIEIQSQQGHSHFARLHFTGQGVVR, from the coding sequence ATGAGCATGGCTGACTGGCGCATGCAGGGCGTCGAATTTGCTACCTGCAACTGCAACTGGGGCTGCCCCTGCCAATTCAGCGCATTGCCCAGCCACGGCAAATGCGAGGCCGTGGTGTCGATGCGTATCGACCAGGGGCACTACGAAGACGTCAAGCTCGACGGTCTGTGCTGGGTCGGCACCTTCGCCTGGCCCAAGGCCATCCACGAGGGCAATGGCCGCTGCCAGCTGTTTATCGAGGAACGGGCCACAGCCGAGCAACGCGAGGCGTTGCTGCGGATTCTCAGCGGCGAGGACACCGAGCCCGGCGCCACGGTCTTCTCGGTATTCGCCAGCACCCTCGGCGAGCTGTACGAACCGCAGTTCGTGCCCATCGAATTCAGCGTCGACGTCGACAAGCGCGAGGCGCGCACCCGCATTCCCGGGGTGCTGGAGGCCTGGGGCGAACCCATCCGCAACCCGGTCAGCGGCCAGCCCCAGGAGGCCCGCCTGGTACTGCCCAACGGATTCGAGTTCACCGAGGCGCAGATGGCCAGCGGCAGCTACCGCACCCAGGGCGCGATCGAGATCCAATCGCAGCAAGGTCACAGCCACTTCGCCCGCCTGCACTTCACCGGGCAGGGAGTGGTGCGCTGA
- a CDS encoding DUF2182 domain-containing protein yields MPHWPLQREQWLSLLCLLALTALAWAILLRMAADMASMAGMASMAGMAAMSVSVSPTPWGPNDALLMLAMWAVMMIGMMLPSALPMFLLYQQMLRKYLDPPARQLALLLFGLAYLLLWGAFGLLATALQWSLEQLALLDPQLRSNSRWLGAALLLTAGIYQWLPSKAACLAHCRGPVLFLMGHWRPGIAGGWRMGLAHAAYCLGCCWALMGLLFVVGVMNLLWVAAIGVYVLLEKTLPQGLWLGRCAGLLMLAAGAALLLA; encoded by the coding sequence TTGCCCCATTGGCCACTGCAGCGCGAACAGTGGCTCAGCCTACTGTGCCTGCTGGCGCTGACGGCCCTGGCCTGGGCGATACTGCTGCGCATGGCCGCAGACATGGCCTCGATGGCGGGCATGGCCTCGATGGCGGGCATGGCCGCCATGAGCGTGAGCGTGAGCCCGACGCCCTGGGGCCCCAACGATGCCCTGCTGATGTTGGCCATGTGGGCGGTGATGATGATCGGCATGATGCTGCCCAGCGCCCTGCCGATGTTCCTGCTGTACCAGCAGATGCTGCGCAAGTACCTGGACCCGCCGGCGCGCCAGCTGGCCCTGCTGCTGTTCGGCCTGGCCTATCTGCTGCTGTGGGGCGCCTTCGGCCTGCTCGCCACCGCCCTGCAATGGAGCCTGGAGCAGCTCGCCCTGCTCGACCCGCAACTGCGCAGCAACAGCCGCTGGCTCGGCGCCGCGCTGCTGCTGACTGCCGGCATCTACCAGTGGTTGCCGAGCAAGGCCGCCTGCCTGGCCCACTGCCGCGGCCCGGTGCTGTTTCTCATGGGTCATTGGCGGCCCGGCATCGCCGGCGGCTGGCGCATGGGCCTGGCCCATGCCGCCTATTGCCTGGGCTGTTGCTGGGCGCTGATGGGCCTGTTGTTCGTGGTAGGGGTGATGAACCTGCTGTGGGTGGCGGCGATCGGCGTCTATGTGCTGCTGGAAAAGACCCTGCCCCAGGGCCTCTGGCTGGGGCGATGCGCCGGGCTGCTGATGCTCGCCGCCGGCGCGGCGCTACTGCTCGCTTAG
- the tsaA gene encoding tRNA (N6-threonylcarbamoyladenosine(37)-N6)-methyltransferase TrmO yields MSYTVSPIGFLRSCFKEKFAIPRQPQLAPAARGVLELLPPFDQGEAVQGLERVSHVWLLFLFHQALEDKPRLKVRPPRLGGNQSLGVFASRATHRPNGIGQSVVKLDRVEPGRLWLSGIDLLDGTPILDIKPYVPYADCVGEAVNAIADSAPQPITVDWQESALLQARAHGQRLGEPLVELIEQCLAQDPRPAYQVPPPQRRYGAAFWDVDVRWHYPEPGRIRVLEVIAPAASE; encoded by the coding sequence ATGTCCTACACCGTATCGCCCATAGGTTTCCTGCGTTCCTGCTTCAAGGAGAAGTTCGCCATCCCGCGCCAGCCGCAGCTGGCGCCGGCCGCCCGCGGGGTTCTGGAACTGCTGCCGCCCTTCGACCAGGGCGAGGCGGTGCAAGGCCTGGAGCGGGTCAGCCATGTCTGGCTGCTGTTCCTGTTCCACCAAGCACTGGAAGACAAGCCGCGGCTGAAGGTACGCCCACCGCGCCTGGGCGGCAATCAGTCGCTCGGCGTGTTCGCCAGCCGCGCCACCCACAGGCCCAACGGCATCGGCCAGTCGGTGGTCAAGCTGGACCGGGTCGAGCCGGGCCGCCTCTGGCTCTCGGGCATCGATCTGCTGGACGGCACGCCGATATTGGATATCAAGCCCTACGTGCCCTATGCCGACTGCGTCGGCGAGGCCGTCAACGCCATCGCCGACAGCGCGCCCCAGCCCATTACCGTCGACTGGCAGGAGTCGGCGCTGCTCCAGGCCCGTGCGCACGGCCAGCGCCTGGGTGAGCCGCTGGTCGAGTTGATCGAGCAGTGCCTGGCCCAGGACCCCCGCCCCGCCTATCAGGTGCCGCCACCGCAGCGGCGTTACGGTGCCGCCTTCTGGGATGTCGACGTACGCTGGCATTACCCCGAGCCCGGGCGTATTCGCGTGCTGGAAGTGATCGCTCCCGCTGCGAGCGAGTAG
- a CDS encoding putative quinol monooxygenase → MYCLLLKTRLKPGCFDAFMAAMGVNAAASVRDEPGCLAFDLLRDRSDPHLVWLYEVYLDEAAFEAHMQSAHFLASRPLVEPLILSQEAIEGDVLALNPRR, encoded by the coding sequence GTGTACTGCCTATTGCTCAAGACCCGACTCAAGCCCGGCTGCTTCGATGCCTTCATGGCGGCCATGGGCGTCAACGCGGCGGCCTCGGTGCGTGACGAGCCGGGCTGCCTGGCCTTCGACCTGCTGCGTGACCGCAGCGATCCCCACCTGGTCTGGCTCTATGAGGTCTACCTCGACGAGGCGGCGTTCGAGGCGCATATGCAGAGCGCGCACTTCCTCGCCAGCCGGCCGCTGGTCGAGCCGCTGATCCTCAGCCAGGAGGCCATCGAGGGGGATGTGCTGGCGCTCAACCCGAGGCGTTGA
- a CDS encoding VOC family protein gives MLERPGRLNGLRHLALQVRDLEACERFYVDILGMQVLHRASPDLVYLTCGNDNLSLGRARGDSQGPQAMDHFGFIVDSIEELEAWYLYLKDRGVPLLDRPFDHGDGARSFHLLDPAGNKVQPIYHPAVSGQHFSS, from the coding sequence ATGCTCGAACGCCCCGGACGCCTCAACGGCCTGCGCCATCTGGCCCTGCAGGTGCGCGACCTGGAAGCCTGCGAACGTTTCTACGTCGATATCCTCGGCATGCAGGTGCTGCATCGCGCCAGTCCTGACCTGGTCTACCTGACCTGCGGCAACGACAACCTCTCCCTCGGCCGCGCCCGTGGCGACAGCCAGGGCCCGCAGGCGATGGACCACTTCGGCTTCATCGTCGACAGCATCGAAGAGCTGGAGGCCTGGTACCTGTACCTCAAGGACCGGGGCGTGCCCCTGCTGGACCGTCCCTTCGACCATGGCGACGGCGCGCGCAGCTTCCACCTGCTCGACCCGGCCGGCAACAAGGTGCAGCCGATCTACCACCCGGCAGTTTCCGGCCAGCATTTCAGCTCATAG